One Robbsia sp. KACC 23696 DNA segment encodes these proteins:
- a CDS encoding amino acid ABC transporter permease has protein sequence MYHWDFGSIWVYRWLLAQGLLVTVLFTIVCVFLGFAVGVLSGMGRRSRWKIVSWPMHAYVELFRCTPLLVQLIWFYYALPILTGIAMSPSMASGLALSLYGGAFYSEIVRGGIDSLDRGQTEAGQVLGMSRWQLMRHIILPQAFKRMLPPLMSQSIMQLKNTSLLSVLAVPDLLYQGQSAAHDSYRPLEIYTIVGICYFVVLFPATLAVRALEVRLSRRGRGR, from the coding sequence GTGTATCACTGGGATTTCGGATCCATCTGGGTCTATCGCTGGCTGTTGGCCCAGGGTCTGTTGGTTACGGTCCTTTTCACCATCGTCTGCGTGTTTCTGGGCTTTGCCGTGGGCGTGCTCTCCGGCATGGGCCGTCGCTCGCGATGGAAGATCGTGTCCTGGCCGATGCATGCCTACGTCGAGCTTTTCCGCTGCACGCCGCTCCTGGTGCAGCTGATCTGGTTCTATTACGCCCTGCCGATCCTGACAGGCATCGCGATGTCGCCGTCGATGGCCTCCGGTCTGGCGCTATCGCTCTATGGCGGTGCGTTCTACTCGGAAATCGTCCGTGGCGGGATTGATTCCCTCGATCGCGGTCAGACGGAAGCCGGCCAGGTGCTGGGGATGAGCCGTTGGCAACTGATGCGGCACATCATCCTGCCGCAAGCCTTCAAGCGAATGCTGCCGCCCTTGATGAGCCAGTCGATCATGCAGTTGAAGAACACGTCGCTGCTGTCCGTGCTGGCGGTCCCCGACCTGTTGTACCAAGGGCAATCGGCCGCGCACGATTCCTATCGGCCACTCGAGATCTACACGATCGTCGGCATCTGCTACTTCGTCGTGCTGTTCCCGGCGACGCTCGCGGTACGGGCGCTCGAAGTGCGCCTCTCCCGGCGTGGCCGCGGCCGTTGA
- a CDS encoding DUF4118 domain-containing protein: protein MTTSSIKNARRWAPGGPRGWYFAAIAIVVATAVRLALQPLLGPARPDFAFYIAAAIVEYFFGLWPAIAVMVIGFCITDYMFVPPYGQIYEIDRHDVILAVSFPLLGAVIIGLIERLRRGQYHSEMLAAVAHCRYEMLLRADNDRLLARRDAGETHRLLRTLTENNDKLVFIQVLSPDEAPGTAAAMQPGNRFDDVHPDDIARLTSLQTLGAHKVRLRRESAQSADPASDGSGPPPDLVDAVCERYTTPSGQFLILRLEA from the coding sequence ATGACCACGTCTTCGATCAAGAACGCCCGGCGCTGGGCACCTGGCGGCCCGCGCGGGTGGTATTTCGCCGCTATCGCCATTGTCGTGGCGACCGCAGTCCGGCTGGCATTGCAGCCATTGCTCGGACCTGCCCGACCGGATTTTGCCTTCTACATCGCCGCCGCCATCGTCGAGTATTTCTTCGGCCTGTGGCCTGCGATCGCCGTGATGGTCATCGGCTTCTGCATCACCGACTATATGTTCGTGCCGCCCTACGGGCAGATCTACGAGATCGACCGGCACGACGTCATTCTGGCCGTCAGCTTCCCGCTGCTGGGTGCGGTGATCATCGGCCTGATCGAGCGTCTGCGGCGTGGCCAATATCATTCCGAGATGCTGGCAGCCGTCGCGCATTGCCGCTACGAGATGCTGCTGCGGGCCGATAACGATCGCCTGCTGGCACGCCGCGATGCCGGCGAGACGCACCGGCTCCTTCGCACGCTGACCGAGAATAACGACAAGCTGGTCTTCATCCAGGTGCTGTCGCCGGACGAGGCGCCCGGCACCGCGGCCGCCATGCAGCCCGGCAATCGCTTCGACGACGTCCACCCCGACGACATCGCGCGACTGACCAGTCTGCAGACCCTGGGCGCGCATAAGGTCAGGCTGCGCCGCGAATCGGCGCAGTCAGCGGATCCCGCGTCTGACGGCAGCGGCCCGCCGCCCGATCTCGTCGACGCGGTCTGTGAACGCTATACCACCCCGAGCGGGCAATTCCTGATTCTGCGCTTGGAGGCCTGA
- a CDS encoding alpha/beta fold hydrolase yields MTGSSIRSTGATVAPIQYTGDSHGVLLLHGLSSSPLEMRFLARALHREGFTVDVPVLDGYSLDPDGPSLQRWMAAATQAFDALASRCERVSICGLSMGATLSLALLHARPQAQAIALLSTTIHYDGWAIPWYRFLLDYAYHTPMRHLWRYRESAPFGLKNEALRTKVARAMESGQLSEVGPATISMPALNTASQLARHVKRILPTIERDCLVVHAIDDETASPKNAQLVTSSIRSAFQRMIFLDDSYHMITVDNEREIVAREIVVFLRESEAASRAGGTSSAVVSKALARRLRQLASIGK; encoded by the coding sequence ATGACCGGTTCCTCCATCCGTTCGACGGGCGCGACCGTCGCGCCGATTCAATACACCGGGGATTCGCACGGCGTGCTGTTGCTGCACGGGCTGTCGAGTTCGCCATTGGAAATGCGATTCCTCGCCCGCGCGCTGCATCGCGAAGGGTTCACCGTCGATGTGCCGGTGTTGGATGGCTACAGCCTCGATCCGGACGGCCCGTCGTTGCAGCGCTGGATGGCGGCGGCCACGCAGGCTTTCGATGCGCTGGCGTCCCGCTGCGAGCGGGTCTCGATCTGCGGCTTGTCGATGGGCGCGACGCTGTCGCTGGCGCTCCTGCATGCGCGACCGCAGGCCCAGGCCATCGCCCTGCTATCGACGACGATCCACTACGATGGCTGGGCCATTCCCTGGTATCGCTTTCTGCTGGATTACGCTTATCACACGCCGATGCGCCATCTCTGGCGCTATCGCGAAAGCGCGCCCTTCGGTCTGAAGAACGAGGCGTTGCGCACCAAGGTAGCGCGTGCGATGGAAAGCGGGCAACTGAGCGAGGTCGGACCGGCCACCATTTCGATGCCGGCGCTGAACACGGCGAGTCAATTGGCGCGACACGTCAAACGTATCTTGCCGACGATCGAACGCGACTGCCTGGTCGTGCATGCGATCGACGACGAAACGGCCAGTCCGAAGAACGCGCAACTAGTGACATCGTCGATTCGATCCGCGTTTCAACGGATGATCTTTCTCGACGACTCTTATCATATGATCACCGTCGACAACGAGCGCGAGATCGTCGCCCGCGAAATCGTCGTGTTCTTGCGGGAGAGCGAGGCGGCATCGCGCGCGGGAGGCACCTCGTCCGCTGTGGTGTCGAAAGCACTGGCACGGCGCCTGCGGCAGTTGGCATCCATCGGTAAATAG